TTCGACGGAAACGAGGCCCCCAAGGGCGCCACCGCGGCCGACGGGGGTCCGGCCCCCGCGCCGGAGAAGGCGACCTCCGCCGCCAAGCCGAAGCCGGTCAAGCCCGCGGCCCCGAAGCCCAGCGAGAGCGCGATCGCCGCGGTCCCGCAGGACAAGGTCACGGTCAAGCTCACCGCCGTCGACGGCAAGAGCTGGATCTCGGCCAAGGCCAAGGACGGGAAGCTGCTCTTCGACGGCCTCCTCCTGGAGGGCGAGTCCAAGACCTTCCAGGACGACGACCGCGTCGACCTGGTCCTCGGCAACGCCGGCGCCATCGAGCTCCACGTCAACGGCAAGAAGGTCGAGGAGAAGTTCGAATCCGGCCAGGTCGAGCGGCTCACCTACACCAAGGGCGACCCCGAGGCCGGATGATCCGCCGGGCGCCGTCGGGCCCCTTCCGGCCCGGTGATGTGACCTCTGTCGCGCAGGTGAACCCTGCGCGACGGGGGAACGGCCGGGACGAAGTAGTCTTGAGCTCATGCCCGAACGCCGTACCGTCGCCCTTGTCACTCTTGGCTGCGCCCGTAACGAGGTGGACTCGGAGGAGCTCGCAGGCCGCTTGGCAGCGGACGGCTGGGAGCTCGTCGAGAACGCCGAGGACGCGGATGTCGCCGTCGTCAACACCTGTGGATTCGTCGAAGCCGCCAAGAAGGACTCCGTCGACGCCCTCCTCGAAGCCAATGATCTGAAGGATCACGGCAAGACCCAGGCCGTCGTGGCCGTCGGCTGCATGGCCGAGCGGTACGGCAAGGAGCTCGCCGAAGCCCTCCCGGAGGCCGATGGCGTCCTCGGCTTCGACGACTACGCCGACATCTCCAACCGCCTCCAGACCATCCTCAACGGTGGCAGTGTCGAGGCCCACACCCCGCGTGACCGGCGCAAGCTGCTGCCGCTGTCTCCCGTGGAGCGCCAGGAGGCCGCCGCGGCCGTGGCGCTGCCCGGACACGGCGACACCGCCGAGGTCCCCGTCGACGCGCCGGCCGACCTTCCGGAGGGCCTCGCGCCCGCGTCCGGGCCGCGTGCGCCGCTCCGCCGCCGGCTGGACACCAGCCCCGTCGCCTCGGTGAAGCTGGCCTCCGGCTGTGACCGCCGCTGCTCCTTCTGCGCCATCCCGTCCTTCCGTGGCTCCTTCGTCTCGCGCCGTCCCTCGGACGTGCTGAACGAGACGCGCTGGCTCGCCGAGCAGGGCGTCAAGGAGGTCATGCTGGTCTCCGAGAACAACACCTCGTACGGCAAGGACCTCGGCGACATCCGGCTCCTGGAGAGCCTGCTGCCCGAGCTGGCCGCGGTCGACGGCATCGAGCGCGTCCGGGTCAGCTACCTCCAGCCCGCCGAGATGCGCCCCGGCCTGATCGACGTCCTCACCTCGACCGAGAAGGTCGCGCCCTACTTCGACCTGTCCTTCCAGCACAGCGCCCCGGACGTGCTGCGGGCCATGCGCCGCTTCGGCGACACCGACCGCTTCCTGGAGCTCCTGGAGACCATTCGGTCCAAGGCCCCGACGGCGGGTGCCCGCTCCAACTTCATCGTCGGCTTCCCCGGCGAGACCGAGGCGGACTTCGCCGAGCTGGAACGCTTCGTCACCCACGCGCGGCTCGACGCCGTCGGTGTCTTCGGCTACTCCGACGAGGACGGCACCGAGGCCGCCACGTACGAGCACAAGCTCGACCAGGACGTCGTCGACGAGCGGCTCGCCCACCTCTCGCGACTCGCCGAGGAGCTCACCGCACAGCGCGCGGAGGAGCGAATCGGAGAGACCCTGGAAGTACTCGTCGAGTCCGTCGACGAGGAGGACGGCTGGATCGGCCGAGCCGCCCACCAGGCGCCCGAGACCGACGGCCAGGTGGTGCTCACCACGGCCGACGGTACGAGCCCCGACCTGGCTCCGGGCCGTATGGTCAGGGCGAAGGTCGTCGGCACGGAAGGCGTCGACCTGGTGGCCGAGTGTCTTTTCGAGGAGGCAGCCAGATGACCGGAGTCCCGGCATCCGCGACGGGCGGGACCGGTAGGCCGGCGCCCCGCGGAAAGCTGGGCACTGCGGCCGTCAACCAGGCCAGCCTGTGGAACATCGCCAACATCCTCACCATGATCCGGCTCGTGCTCGTGCCGGCCTTCGTGGTGCTCCTGTTCCAGGACGGCGGTCACGACCCCGCCTGGCGCGCCTGGGCCTGGGCGGCGTTCGCCGTGGCCATGATCACGGATGTCTTCGACGGGCACCTGGCCCGTACGTACAACCTCGTCACCGACTTCGGGAAGATCGCCGACCCGATCGCCGACAAGGCCATCATGGCCGCCGGTCTGATCAGCCTCTCCTTGCTGGGTGACCTGCCCTGGTGGGTGACCGGGGTCATCCTGGCCCGCGAGCTGGGGATCACCCTGATGCGGTTCTGGGTGATCCGGCACGGGATCATCCCGGCGAGCCGCGGCGGCAAGATGAAGACGCTCGCGCAGGGCACGGCGGTCGGCATGTACGTGCTCGTGCTCACCGGACCACTGGCCACCCTGCGCTTCTGGGTGATGGCGGTGGCCGTCGTGCTGACGGTCGTCACCGGTTTGGACTACGTGCGCCAGGCGATCGTCCTGCGCCGCCAGGGCCTCGCGGAGGAGCGGGCGGCCGCGCGGTCGGAGGCGGCGACGCGATGACCGAGGCCGCCCGGGTGCTGGCACTGCTCGCGGAGCGTGGTGACACGCTGGCCGTCGCGGAGTCGCTCACGGGTGGTCTGGTGGCCGCGGAGCTCACCGGCGTACCAGGAGCCTCGAAGTCCTTCCGGGGTTCGGTCACGGCCTATGCCACCGTCCTCAAGCACGAGCTCCTGGGTGTCGACAAGGCCCTCCTCGCGGAGCGCGGCGCGGTCGATCCGGAGGTCGCGCTGCAGATGGCGGCGGGTGTACGGGTCCGGCTAGGGGTCGACTGGGGGGTCTCCACGACCGGGGTCGCGGGCCCCGAACCGCAGGACGGGCAGGCCGTCGGAACCGTCTACGTGGCGGTCGCGGGACCGGCCGGGACGAGCGCCGGAGCCGGGAAAGTGGTCTCGTTGAGATTGAACGGCGACCGCGCGGACATCCGTAGAGAGAGCGTACGGAGCGTGTTGACACTGCTCCATGAGGAACTCTCGGGGAATGCGCGGGCACAGGATACGGAACACAACGGGGGGAATTGATGTTTGCAGCCCTGAGTGAACACGACATCGCTCCCCGCACGGCCGCAGCGCGAGGCGGTACGGTGGGGCGTGAAGGATGCGGCTACGCGGTCCGAGGAGGGAGCCACCGATGATCCTGCTCCGTCGCCTGTTGGGTGACGTGCTGCGTCGGCAGCGCCAGCGCCAAGGCCGTACTCTGCGCGAAGTCTCCTCGTCCGCCCGAGTCTCGCTCGGCTATCTCTCCGAGGTGGAGCGGGGGCAGAAGGAGGCTTCCTCCGAGCTGCTCTCCGCGATCTGCGACGCGCTGGACGTACGGATGTCCGAGCTCATGCGTGAAGTGAGCGACGAGTTGTCACTGGCCGAACTGGCCGAGTCGGCAGCGGCGAGCGAACCGGTGCCGACGCCGGTACGCCCGATGCTCAATTCGGTGTCGGTGACGTCGGTGGCCGGTGTGTCCACCGGGCGGGTGACCATCAAGGCGCCCGCGGAAGCGGTGGACGTCGTCGCTGCCTGAACCGAAGTGGGGTGAAGCCCCGGTCGATGCCTGTTGTGGGCATCGACCGGGGCTTTTCTCCGTTTCGGGACGCCGTGTGGGGTGTTTTGTCTGAGATGCCGGGTTCTGGTGGGGCGTGCCATGGTGGAGGCACGTACGACTGGTTGGAGATCCCGCATGTCTGTCGTGAAGAGCCCGCTGTCCGAGGCCGACCGCAAGACGGTCGGCAACGCCCTCCAGGGGGCGCTGGTCGACTTGGTCGACCTCGCCCTGGTCGCCAAGCAGGTGCACTGGAACGTCGTCGGACCGCGCTTCCGCTCCGTCCATCTGCAGCTCGACGAGGTCGTCGACACCGCGCGGCTGCATTCCGACACCGTGGCGGAGAGGGCCTCCGCCCTCGGCGTCAACCCGGACGGACGCTCGACGACCGTGGCCTCCTCCAGCGCGATCGGAACGGTGCCGGAAGGGTGGATCAAGGACGGGGAGGCGGTGCAGCTGCTCGTCGCCGCCCTGGGGGCGGTCATCACCCGGATGCGGGAACGGATCGACGCGACCGGTGACCCCGACCCGATCAGCCAGGACATCCTGATCGGCCTGACGGGCGACCTGGAGAAGCATGCGTGGATGTTCCAGGCGGAGAGTGTGTAGGGCGTGGCCATACGTGCGGCGCGCGCCGGGTTTGCCTCCGGTGCGCCCTCCCGCTGGGTGATCCTGCCGGTCTAGCGTCGACCGCAGGAGGCGGCCATGGTACGGCGACGTGTTCCGCCGGCGACGCTCGCGCTGGTCGCGGTCGGGCTGGTGGCCGGGGGGCTCTGGTGGTGGGCGGTGCTGCGCCTGCTCCTCGTGCCGGGGGAGGCCGGGCCCGTCGAGGGGGCGGTGGTCGCGGGTGGCTGGGGGCTGAGCCTGTTGCCGGTGCACGTGGCTGCTTCGGCGCGACGGTCGGGTGGCGGTGGTCGCGCGAGGGTTTCGGGTGCCGGTGGGGCTGGCTTCGGTGGGCCGGGTGACGGTTCTGGGCTTGGTGGGCCGGGTGGCGGGGCTGGGGTTGGTGGGCCGGGTGGCGGGTCCGGGGTTACCAAGGCATCGCGACGCCGCCGTTGGGGCGGAGGATCTGGCCCGTCGTGAACGAGGAGGCGTCGGAGGCGAGGTGGAGGACCGCGTGGGCGATGTCCTGTGCCTCGCCGACCCGGCCCAGGGGTGAGTGACGGATCATCGCGGCCTCCGCCTGCTGCTGGGCGGCCGGCTCGTGACGGTCCGTCATGGGTGTACGGATCCATCCTGGAGCGACCGCGTTGACCCGGATGCCGTACCGGCCCACCTCCACCGCCAGCGTCTTCGTGAGCTGGACGACGGCCGCCTTGGTGACGCTGTAGCAGAGCAGGCCCGGGCTCGCGGTGTCCATCGCGCCCGAGGCCATCGTGACGATCGAGCCCGCGGTGCCGGAGGCGATCATCGAGCGGGCCGCCTCCTGGCAGGCGTACAGGACTCCCTTGAAATTGACGGCGAGGACGCGGTCGAGGTCCTCGTCGCGGGTCTCCAGGACGCTGCTCGTGTGCATGATCCCGGCGACGGCGGCCATGACGTGGAGGGGGCCCGCGGAGCCGACGGCGGCCGCCAGCGCGGTCCGGTCGGTGACGTCCAGGGGGTGCGGGTGCGCGGTGCCGCCCTCGGTCGCGACGAGGGTGGCGGTCTCCTTGAGGCCGTGCTCGTCGCGGTCCGCGCAGTGCACCGCGGCTCCCGCCTGGGCGAGGAGGAGTGCGGTGGCGCGGCCGATGCCGCTCGCCGCTCCCGTGACGAACGCGGTGCGGCCGGTGAGGTCGTACGCCGAGAGGGTCATCCCCGGACCGTACGACCGGATCTGACGGGTCGTCAATCAGTGGGCCCGGGTTGGCAGGACGGGCACCAGTACGTGACCCGGTCGCCGAGCTCCGCCTTCCTGATCCGGGCCCCGCAGCGCAGACAGGGCTGTCCCTCGCGACCGTAGACGTGGAGCGGGGTGCCGGTGCGGCGCGTCGTGGTGGTGCGTCGGTCGGGTCGGTCCTTGTTCGCCTCCAGGAGGCGGTGGGCGGTCGCGACGAGGCGGGCGGGGACGTCCGGGCCGAGCTCACCGACCGGGAGCCAGGGGGTGACGACGGCGAGGAAGGCCAGCTCCGACTTGTACACGTTGCCGATGCCGGCCAGGTTGCGCTGGTCGAGCAGGGCCTCGCCGAGCGGGCGGTCCGGGTCGGCGCGCAGGCGGCGCACGGCCTCCTCCGGGTCCCAGTCGGGGCCGAGCAGGTCCGGGCCGAGGTGGCCCACCGCACGGGGCTCCTCGGCGGTACGGATCAGCTCCAGGACCGGAAGTCGGTAGCCGTACGCGGTGGACTCGGCGTTCCCGAGGACCGCGCGGATCTGGTGGTCGGGGCCGCCGCGCGGGCGCTCCCCGGTGGCGTACACCCGCCAGGCACCGTCCATCCGCAGATGGGAGTGGAGCGTGAGCCCGCCCTCGATCCGCGCGAGGAGGTGCTTGCCGCGCGGCGTGACGTCGAGGAGCGTGCGGCCGGTGAGGTCGGCGGTCGCGAACCGGGGCACGCGGAGGTCCGAGCGGGTCAGGACCCGCCCGGCCAGCGCGGTGTGCAGGCGGTGGGCGGCCTGCCAGACGGTGTCTCCTTCGGGCACGTGTCCATGATGCCGGGTGGTGTGGGGAGCGGGCGTGGTTCAGGCGCGCAGGCGGAGGCCTCTGGGCGTGGCGACGAAGCCCGCTGCCTCCAGGGGGCGGGCGAGCGGGGAGGTCAGCGCCGTGGCGCCGTTGATCCGCTCCACCGTGACCGTGCCCAGGGCGCCCTCCCGTGCCGACGCGGCCAGTGCCTCGGCCGCCGCCGTCAGGGCGGGATCGTCCGGCTCGGTCGGCCAGGAGAGGAGGGTCTTTCCGCCCCGCTCCATGTAGAGCGCGAGCTCGCCGTCGACGAGGACCACCATCGCGCCCGCCTTGCGGCCGGGCTTGTGCCCGGCGCCGGTCGGCGGCTCGGGCCAGGAGAGCGCCGCCCCGTACGCGTTCGCCGGGTCGGCCGCCGCGAGGACCAGCGCGCGCGGGCCGGCCGCCGCCTCCACGCCACGGTCGCGGGCCGTCGCCGCGGCCCGCAGCCGGTCCACGGCCCCGTCCATGGCGAACTGG
Above is a genomic segment from Streptomyces sp. NBC_00094 containing:
- a CDS encoding Dps family protein is translated as MSVVKSPLSEADRKTVGNALQGALVDLVDLALVAKQVHWNVVGPRFRSVHLQLDEVVDTARLHSDTVAERASALGVNPDGRSTTVASSSAIGTVPEGWIKDGEAVQLLVAALGAVITRMRERIDATGDPDPISQDILIGLTGDLEKHAWMFQAESV
- the rimO gene encoding 30S ribosomal protein S12 methylthiotransferase RimO, which codes for MPERRTVALVTLGCARNEVDSEELAGRLAADGWELVENAEDADVAVVNTCGFVEAAKKDSVDALLEANDLKDHGKTQAVVAVGCMAERYGKELAEALPEADGVLGFDDYADISNRLQTILNGGSVEAHTPRDRRKLLPLSPVERQEAAAAVALPGHGDTAEVPVDAPADLPEGLAPASGPRAPLRRRLDTSPVASVKLASGCDRRCSFCAIPSFRGSFVSRRPSDVLNETRWLAEQGVKEVMLVSENNTSYGKDLGDIRLLESLLPELAAVDGIERVRVSYLQPAEMRPGLIDVLTSTEKVAPYFDLSFQHSAPDVLRAMRRFGDTDRFLELLETIRSKAPTAGARSNFIVGFPGETEADFAELERFVTHARLDAVGVFGYSDEDGTEAATYEHKLDQDVVDERLAHLSRLAEELTAQRAEERIGETLEVLVESVDEEDGWIGRAAHQAPETDGQVVLTTADGTSPDLAPGRMVRAKVVGTEGVDLVAECLFEEAAR
- the pgsA gene encoding CDP-diacylglycerol--glycerol-3-phosphate 3-phosphatidyltransferase; its protein translation is MTGVPASATGGTGRPAPRGKLGTAAVNQASLWNIANILTMIRLVLVPAFVVLLFQDGGHDPAWRAWAWAAFAVAMITDVFDGHLARTYNLVTDFGKIADPIADKAIMAAGLISLSLLGDLPWWVTGVILARELGITLMRFWVIRHGIIPASRGGKMKTLAQGTAVGMYVLVLTGPLATLRFWVMAVAVVLTVVTGLDYVRQAIVLRRQGLAEERAAARSEAATR
- a CDS encoding helix-turn-helix domain-containing protein, translating into MILLRRLLGDVLRRQRQRQGRTLREVSSSARVSLGYLSEVERGQKEASSELLSAICDALDVRMSELMREVSDELSLAELAESAAASEPVPTPVRPMLNSVSVTSVAGVSTGRVTIKAPAEAVDVVAA
- a CDS encoding SDR family NAD(P)-dependent oxidoreductase, with product MTLSAYDLTGRTAFVTGAASGIGRATALLLAQAGAAVHCADRDEHGLKETATLVATEGGTAHPHPLDVTDRTALAAAVGSAGPLHVMAAVAGIMHTSSVLETRDEDLDRVLAVNFKGVLYACQEAARSMIASGTAGSIVTMASGAMDTASPGLLCYSVTKAAVVQLTKTLAVEVGRYGIRVNAVAPGWIRTPMTDRHEPAAQQQAEAAMIRHSPLGRVGEAQDIAHAVLHLASDASSFTTGQILRPNGGVAMPW
- a CDS encoding CinA family protein; the protein is MTEAARVLALLAERGDTLAVAESLTGGLVAAELTGVPGASKSFRGSVTAYATVLKHELLGVDKALLAERGAVDPEVALQMAAGVRVRLGVDWGVSTTGVAGPEPQDGQAVGTVYVAVAGPAGTSAGAGKVVSLRLNGDRADIRRESVRSVLTLLHEELSGNARAQDTEHNGGN
- a CDS encoding Fpg/Nei family DNA glycosylase, with amino-acid sequence MPEGDTVWQAAHRLHTALAGRVLTRSDLRVPRFATADLTGRTLLDVTPRGKHLLARIEGGLTLHSHLRMDGAWRVYATGERPRGGPDHQIRAVLGNAESTAYGYRLPVLELIRTAEEPRAVGHLGPDLLGPDWDPEEAVRRLRADPDRPLGEALLDQRNLAGIGNVYKSELAFLAVVTPWLPVGELGPDVPARLVATAHRLLEANKDRPDRRTTTTRRTGTPLHVYGREGQPCLRCGARIRKAELGDRVTYWCPSCQPGPTD